The Thalassophryne amazonica chromosome 8, fThaAma1.1, whole genome shotgun sequence genome includes a window with the following:
- the pex11a gene encoding peroxisomal membrane protein 11A — protein sequence MDAFVKLANQSQGRDRVFRATQYACVLATYLLRNFSGKKHFVARLKNVEANMSAGRKLFRLGNTVSSIEAAKWTVRLSDPVLCLCLTAANVSRALYFFCDNLLWAGKVGLIDDIDKERWSTNATHYYLYSVVMSLVRDISVIARLMVQRVRDKQFEKRVNLHLSESPEVAAVVIPQLDCFVFVLVEILKSHPAVTMDLLKNLCDITIPLDSLGIYRSTTGVVGLCGLISSLIGIVTLTQPKLKMNP from the exons ATGGACGCTTTCGTCAAACTCGCAAACCAGAGTCAGGGGAGGGACCGAGTCTTCAG agCTACTCAGTATGCGTGTGTGCTCGCCACATATTTATTGCGAAACTTTTCAGGGAAAAAACACTTCGTGGCGAGACTTAAAAACGTGGAAGCCAACATGAGTGCTGGACGAAAAT TGTTCAGGCTGGGAAACACAGTAAGTTCCATTGAAGCTGCTAAATGGACCGTACGTCTCTCTGACCCAGTGTTGTGCCTGTGTCTCACTGCGGCGAACGTCAGCCGTGCACTCTACTTTTTCTGTGACAATTTACTATGGGCCGGAAAAGTCGGTCTTATTGATGATATCGACAAGGAACGTTGGAGCACAAATGCGACTCATTACTATTTGTACTCTGTAGTTATGAGCCTTGTCCGAGATATTTCTGTAATTGCCCGTTTAATGGTACAGAGAGTGAGAGATAAGCAGTTTGAGAAAAGAGTGAATTTACACCTAAGTGAAAGTCCTGAAGTTGCCGCAGTTGTCATTCCTCAGTTGGAttgttttgtctttgttctggTTGAGATTCTAAAATCTCACCCCGCTGTCACCATGGATCTACTAAAAAATCTATGTGACATTACCATTCCCTTGGATAGTTTGGGTATATACCGGTCAACTACAGGTGTGGTGGGACTCTGTGGTCTCATCTCATCACTGATTGGCATTGTAACCCTCACACAGCCCAAGTTAAAGATGAATCCATGA